One genomic region from Octopus sinensis linkage group LG13, ASM634580v1, whole genome shotgun sequence encodes:
- the LOC115218498 gene encoding neurofilament heavy polypeptide isoform X16 encodes MIEMTRRKIPKHQLDKVPTLSLEDDDAKRAALKEGSTTSDGQRAVETVNQEAPVMESQEVTSGTQEIEGSVTQEAAAAVTEQIAEVVTQVAPAEAHTQETQAEAVTQVAPAETVTQVAPVETVTQVAPVETVTQVEPAEADTQETQAEAVTQVAPAETVTQVAPAETVTQVAPVETVTQVAPAEAHTQETPAETATQVAPAETVTQVASVEAVTQETPAEAVTQVAPAEADTQVAPAEADTQEAPAETVTQVAPAEADTQVAPAETVTQVAPAEADTQETPAETATQVAPVETVTQVAPTEADTQESPAVVVPQDAAETLTLETPVMEPQEMKEAVAQGEVIDVPQEVAEIATQDASGIATQEAPATTLEETVEAVSQESAGQVLQESSSDDSSQQNSETEKSDTENVEHNVPYFRNLVVSQTEILNNLSDVWEVVVPTLSEEVEGDVRTVIGQAKLLISQRFHQFIGLVDNCEFNTGEKTTTCEDLQGFWDMVDFQVEDVKKKFADLQKLKDNNWQAEDVPSIKPVKKIKKAKPVTSKISKVKGKSKFAQFIAQKKKIANNSTGGDADEAEKEESVKVFDGHFFKVESPVRSPKPHCLDSPRSPVVMPVFTETTQERSADIQADIHEKDDSDDKTFQTVEIEPKDKETVQNSFDSAKVTPLVSRRSYVPTVPSPLLQDITPVRKRASTNRRSRLLGETVNTPDNCQPVLSSTSVENVEKENDEVFVLQSPPSRRRSQRVSRRLSAMESFPKSPSKDSTNTKDCVPVGQLVDLSEHASLNCESTTEKKTPATKRRSRGGLTPGAQSGSRRSTRIARLSVFHVEPCSTKVENHADMNLIDFQTPMTSKRKSMKRPKSVAFADSVTEEEENCSTPAGDLTTVLYPISPNVDCTETIEQSSKKQPRFGKLKVGYTPIRSRQNRRSSQQMEEDN; translated from the exons ATGATTGAGATGACACGTCGTAAAATACCCAAACATCAATTGGATAAAG ttCCTACTCTTTCATTGGAAGATGATGATGCCAAGAGAGCTGCTTTGAAAGAAGGTTCTACAACTTCAG atgGTCAAAGGGCAGTAGAGACGGTTAACCAAGAGGCACCAGTGATGGAATCTCAAGAAGTGACATCAGGGACCCAAGAGATAGAAGGGTCAGTTACCCAGGAGGCAGCAGCAGCTGTCACAGAGCAGATAGCAGAGGTAGTTACTCAGGTGGCACCAGCAGAGGCACATACTCAGGAAACACAAGCAGAGGCAGTTACTCAGGTGGCACCAGCAGAGACAGTTACTCAGGTGGCACCAGTAGAGACAGTTACTCAG GTGGCACCAGTAGAGACAGTTACTCAGGTGGAACCAGCAGAGGCAGATACTCAGGAAACACAAGCAGAGGCAGTTACTCAGGTGGCACCAGCAGAGACAGTTACTCAG GTGGCACCAGCAGAGACAGTTACTCAGGTGGCACCAGTAGAGACAGTTACTCAGGTGGCACCAGCAGAGGCACATACTCAGGAAACACCAGCAGAGACAGCTACTCAGGTGGCACCAGCAGAGACAGTTACTCAGGTGGCATCAGTAGAGGCAGTTACTCAGGAAACACCAGCAGAGGCAGTTACTCAGGTGGCACCAGCAGAGGCAGATACTCAGGTGGCACCAGCAGAGGCAGATACTCAGGAAGCACCAGCAGAGACAGTTACTCAGGTGGCACCAGCAGAGGCAGATACTCAG GTGGCACCAGCAGAGACAGTTACTCAGGTGGCACCAGCAGAGGCAGATACTCAGGAAACACCAGCAGAGACAGCTACTCAGGTGGCACCAGTAGAAACAGTTACTCAGGTGGCACCAACAGAGGCAGATACTCAGGAATCACCAGCAGTAGTTGTCCCACAGGATGCAGCAGAGACTCTCACCCTAGAAACACCAGTGATGGAACCACAAGAGATGAAGGAGGCTGTTGCCCAGGGGGAAGTAATTGATGTCCCACAGGAAGTAGCAGAGATAGCTACCCAGGATGCATCTGGAATAGCCACCCAAGAAGCCCCAGCGACCACACTTGAGGAGACTGTGGAGGCTGTTAGCCAAGAATCAGCAGGGCAAGTCTTACAGGAATCGTCATCTGATGACTCTTCCCAACAAAATTCAGAGACAGAAAAATCTGACACAgaaaacgtagaacacaatgtGCCTTATTTCAGGAACCTTGTGGTATCACAAACTGAAATACTAAACAACCTGTCTGATGTTTGGGAGGTAGTTGTACCGACCCTCAGTGAAGAAG TTGAGGGTGACGTCCGCACAGTTATTGGTCAAGCTAAGCTGCTCATTTCACAACGTTTCCATCAATTCATTGGTTTGGTTGACAACTGTGAATTTAACACTGGCGAGAAGACAACCACATGTGAAGATTTGCAAGGGTTTTGGGACATGGTGGATTTCCAg GTGGAAGATGTGAAGAAAAAGTTTGCTGATTTACAGAAATTGAAAGACAACAATTGGCAGGCAGAAGATGTTCCATCGATCAAACCTGTCAAGAAAATCAAGAAAGCAAAG cCTGTTACTTCCAAGATTTCGAAAGTGAAAGGAAAATCAAAGTTTGCCCAATTTATCGCACAGAAGAAGAAAATTGCAAATAATTCAACTGGGGGTGATGCTGATGAAGCAGAGAAGGAAGAATCAGTTAAAGTATTTGATGGCCATTTCTTCAAAGTGGAGAGTCCAGTTCGATCACCAAAGCCGCATTGTTTGG attctCCCCGGAGTCCAGTTGTCATGCCAGTTTTCACAGAGACAACCCAGGAACGGTCAGCAGACATCCAGGCTGATATTCATGAGAAAGACGACTCAGATGATAAAACATTTCAAACAGTTGAGATAGAGCCAAAGGATAAAGAAACTGTGCAGAATTCTTTTGACTCAGCAAAGGTAAcacctttggtttcaagacgtaGCTATGTTCCAACTGTACCCAGCCCTCTCCTTCAAGATATAACTCCTGTGAGAAAGAGAGCATCGACAAACCGGCGCTCACGTCTACTCGGTGAAACAGTGAACACTCCAGACAACTGTCAGCCAGTATTGTCATCTACATCAGTTGAAAAcgttgaaaaggaaaatgatgaaGTGTTTGTCCTCCAGTCACCACCAAG CAGAAGACGTTCTCAGAGAGTCAGCCGGAGACTTTCTGCAATGGAATCATTTCCCAAATCGCCCAGTAAAG ATTCTACAAACACCAAAGATTGTGTACCGGTTGGACAGCTGGTTGATTTGTCTGAACATGCCAGTCTTAATTGTGAAAGTACCACTGAGAAAAAGACCCCGGCAACAAAAAGAAGGTCCAGGGGTGGAT TGACGCCAGGGGCTCAAAGTGGCAGTCGTCGTTCCACACGGATTGCAAGACTGTCTGTGTTCCATGTTGAACCATGTTCTACAAAAGTTGAGAATCATGCAGATATGAATCTGATAGACTTTCAAACACCCATGACATCAAAGAG GAAAAGTATGAAAAGACCAAAGTCTGTTGCATTTGCAGATTCTGttacagaggaggaggagaactgCTCGA CACCTGCAGGTGATTTGACCACAGTATTATATCCCATCAGCCCAAATGTTGATTGTACAGAGACCATAGAGCAGAGTAGCAAAAAACAACCGAGATTTGGAAAGCTGAAAGTTGGCTATACACCAATCCGTTCT CGTCAAAACCGGAGAAGTTCTCAACAGATGGAGGAAGATAACTGA
- the LOC115218498 gene encoding uncharacterized protein LOC115218498 isoform X9: protein MIEMTRRKIPKHQLDKVPTLSLEDDDAKRAALKEGSTTSDGQRAVETVNQEAPVMESQEVTSGTQEIEGSVTQEAAAAVTEQIAEVVTQVAPAEAHTQETQAEAVTQVAPAETVTQVAPVETVTQVAPVETVTQVEPAEADTQETQAEAVTQVAPAETVTQETQAEAVTQVAPAETVTQVAPVETVTQVAPAEAHTQETPAETATQVAPAETVTQVASVEAVTQETPAEAVTQVAPAEADTQVAPAEADTQEAPAETVTQVAPAEADTQVAPAETVTQVAPAEADTQETPAETATQVAPVETVTQVAPTEADTQESPAVVVPQDAAETLTLETPVMEPQEMKEAVAQGEVIDVPQEVAEIATQDASGIATQEAPATTLEETVEAVSQESAGQVLQESSSDDSSQQNSETEKSDTENVEHNVPYFRNLVVSQTEILNNLSDVWEVVVPTLSEEVEGDVRTVIGQAKLLISQRFHQFIGLVDNCEFNTGEKTTTCEDLQGFWDMVDFQVEDVKKKFADLQKLKDNNWQAEDVPSIKPVKKIKKAKPVTSKISKVKGKSKFAQFIAQKKKIANNSTGGDADEAEKEESVKVFDGHFFKVESPVRSPKPHCLDSPRSPVVMPVFTETTQERSADIQADIHEKDDSDDKTFQTVEIEPKDKETVQNSFDSAKVTPLVSRRSYVPTVPSPLLQDITPVRKRASTNRRSRLLGETVNTPDNCQPVLSSTSVENVEKENDEVFVLQSPPSRRRSQRVSRRLSAMESFPKSPSKDSTNTKDCVPVGQLVDLSEHASLNCESTTEKKTPATKRRSRGGLTPGAQSGSRRSTRIARLSVFHVEPCSTKVENHADMNLIDFQTPMTSKRKSMKRPKSVAFADSVTEEEENCSTPAGDLTTVLYPISPNVDCTETIEQSSKKQPRFGKLKVGYTPIRSRQNRRSSQQMEEDN from the exons ATGATTGAGATGACACGTCGTAAAATACCCAAACATCAATTGGATAAAG ttCCTACTCTTTCATTGGAAGATGATGATGCCAAGAGAGCTGCTTTGAAAGAAGGTTCTACAACTTCAG atgGTCAAAGGGCAGTAGAGACGGTTAACCAAGAGGCACCAGTGATGGAATCTCAAGAAGTGACATCAGGGACCCAAGAGATAGAAGGGTCAGTTACCCAGGAGGCAGCAGCAGCTGTCACAGAGCAGATAGCAGAGGTAGTTACTCAGGTGGCACCAGCAGAGGCACATACTCAGGAAACACAAGCAGAGGCAGTTACTCAGGTGGCACCAGCAGAGACAGTTACTCAGGTGGCACCAGTAGAGACAGTTACTCAG GTGGCACCAGTAGAGACAGTTACTCAGGTGGAACCAGCAGAGGCAGATACTCAGGAAACACAAGCAGAGGCAGTTACTCAGGTGGCACCAGCAGAGACAGTTACTCAG GAAACACAAGCAGAGGCAGTTACTCAGGTGGCACCAGCAGAGACAGTTACTCAGGTGGCACCAGTAGAGACAGTTACTCAGGTGGCACCAGCAGAGGCACATACTCAGGAAACACCAGCAGAGACAGCTACTCAGGTGGCACCAGCAGAGACAGTTACTCAGGTGGCATCAGTAGAGGCAGTTACTCAGGAAACACCAGCAGAGGCAGTTACTCAGGTGGCACCAGCAGAGGCAGATACTCAGGTGGCACCAGCAGAGGCAGATACTCAGGAAGCACCAGCAGAGACAGTTACTCAGGTGGCACCAGCAGAGGCAGATACTCAG GTGGCACCAGCAGAGACAGTTACTCAGGTGGCACCAGCAGAGGCAGATACTCAGGAAACACCAGCAGAGACAGCTACTCAGGTGGCACCAGTAGAAACAGTTACTCAGGTGGCACCAACAGAGGCAGATACTCAGGAATCACCAGCAGTAGTTGTCCCACAGGATGCAGCAGAGACTCTCACCCTAGAAACACCAGTGATGGAACCACAAGAGATGAAGGAGGCTGTTGCCCAGGGGGAAGTAATTGATGTCCCACAGGAAGTAGCAGAGATAGCTACCCAGGATGCATCTGGAATAGCCACCCAAGAAGCCCCAGCGACCACACTTGAGGAGACTGTGGAGGCTGTTAGCCAAGAATCAGCAGGGCAAGTCTTACAGGAATCGTCATCTGATGACTCTTCCCAACAAAATTCAGAGACAGAAAAATCTGACACAgaaaacgtagaacacaatgtGCCTTATTTCAGGAACCTTGTGGTATCACAAACTGAAATACTAAACAACCTGTCTGATGTTTGGGAGGTAGTTGTACCGACCCTCAGTGAAGAAG TTGAGGGTGACGTCCGCACAGTTATTGGTCAAGCTAAGCTGCTCATTTCACAACGTTTCCATCAATTCATTGGTTTGGTTGACAACTGTGAATTTAACACTGGCGAGAAGACAACCACATGTGAAGATTTGCAAGGGTTTTGGGACATGGTGGATTTCCAg GTGGAAGATGTGAAGAAAAAGTTTGCTGATTTACAGAAATTGAAAGACAACAATTGGCAGGCAGAAGATGTTCCATCGATCAAACCTGTCAAGAAAATCAAGAAAGCAAAG cCTGTTACTTCCAAGATTTCGAAAGTGAAAGGAAAATCAAAGTTTGCCCAATTTATCGCACAGAAGAAGAAAATTGCAAATAATTCAACTGGGGGTGATGCTGATGAAGCAGAGAAGGAAGAATCAGTTAAAGTATTTGATGGCCATTTCTTCAAAGTGGAGAGTCCAGTTCGATCACCAAAGCCGCATTGTTTGG attctCCCCGGAGTCCAGTTGTCATGCCAGTTTTCACAGAGACAACCCAGGAACGGTCAGCAGACATCCAGGCTGATATTCATGAGAAAGACGACTCAGATGATAAAACATTTCAAACAGTTGAGATAGAGCCAAAGGATAAAGAAACTGTGCAGAATTCTTTTGACTCAGCAAAGGTAAcacctttggtttcaagacgtaGCTATGTTCCAACTGTACCCAGCCCTCTCCTTCAAGATATAACTCCTGTGAGAAAGAGAGCATCGACAAACCGGCGCTCACGTCTACTCGGTGAAACAGTGAACACTCCAGACAACTGTCAGCCAGTATTGTCATCTACATCAGTTGAAAAcgttgaaaaggaaaatgatgaaGTGTTTGTCCTCCAGTCACCACCAAG CAGAAGACGTTCTCAGAGAGTCAGCCGGAGACTTTCTGCAATGGAATCATTTCCCAAATCGCCCAGTAAAG ATTCTACAAACACCAAAGATTGTGTACCGGTTGGACAGCTGGTTGATTTGTCTGAACATGCCAGTCTTAATTGTGAAAGTACCACTGAGAAAAAGACCCCGGCAACAAAAAGAAGGTCCAGGGGTGGAT TGACGCCAGGGGCTCAAAGTGGCAGTCGTCGTTCCACACGGATTGCAAGACTGTCTGTGTTCCATGTTGAACCATGTTCTACAAAAGTTGAGAATCATGCAGATATGAATCTGATAGACTTTCAAACACCCATGACATCAAAGAG GAAAAGTATGAAAAGACCAAAGTCTGTTGCATTTGCAGATTCTGttacagaggaggaggagaactgCTCGA CACCTGCAGGTGATTTGACCACAGTATTATATCCCATCAGCCCAAATGTTGATTGTACAGAGACCATAGAGCAGAGTAGCAAAAAACAACCGAGATTTGGAAAGCTGAAAGTTGGCTATACACCAATCCGTTCT CGTCAAAACCGGAGAAGTTCTCAACAGATGGAGGAAGATAACTGA
- the LOC115218498 gene encoding uncharacterized protein LOC115218498 isoform X7 yields the protein MIEMTRRKIPKHQLDKVPTLSLEDDDAKRAALKEGSTTSDGQRAVETVNQEAPVMESQEVTSGTQEIEGSVTQEAAAAVTEQIAEVVTQVAPAEAHTQETQAEAVTQVAPAETVTQVAPVETVTQVAPVETVTQVAPAETVTQVAPVETVTQVAPAEAHTQETQAEAVTQVAPAETVTQVAPVETVTQVAPAEAHTQETPAETATQVAPAETVTQVASVEAVTQETPAEAVTQVAPAEADTQVAPAEADTQEAPAETVTQVAPAEADTQVAPAETVTQVAPAEADTQETPAETATQVAPVETVTQVAPTEADTQESPAVVVPQDAAETLTLETPVMEPQEMKEAVAQGEVIDVPQEVAEIATQDASGIATQEAPATTLEETVEAVSQESAGQVLQESSSDDSSQQNSETEKSDTENVEHNVPYFRNLVVSQTEILNNLSDVWEVVVPTLSEEVEGDVRTVIGQAKLLISQRFHQFIGLVDNCEFNTGEKTTTCEDLQGFWDMVDFQVEDVKKKFADLQKLKDNNWQAEDVPSIKPVKKIKKAKPVTSKISKVKGKSKFAQFIAQKKKIANNSTGGDADEAEKEESVKVFDGHFFKVESPVRSPKPHCLDSPRSPVVMPVFTETTQERSADIQADIHEKDDSDDKTFQTVEIEPKDKETVQNSFDSAKVTPLVSRRSYVPTVPSPLLQDITPVRKRASTNRRSRLLGETVNTPDNCQPVLSSTSVENVEKENDEVFVLQSPPSRRRSQRVSRRLSAMESFPKSPSKDSTNTKDCVPVGQLVDLSEHASLNCESTTEKKTPATKRRSRGGLTPGAQSGSRRSTRIARLSVFHVEPCSTKVENHADMNLIDFQTPMTSKRKSMKRPKSVAFADSVTEEEENCSTPAGDLTTVLYPISPNVDCTETIEQSSKKQPRFGKLKVGYTPIRSRQNRRSSQQMEEDN from the exons ATGATTGAGATGACACGTCGTAAAATACCCAAACATCAATTGGATAAAG ttCCTACTCTTTCATTGGAAGATGATGATGCCAAGAGAGCTGCTTTGAAAGAAGGTTCTACAACTTCAG atgGTCAAAGGGCAGTAGAGACGGTTAACCAAGAGGCACCAGTGATGGAATCTCAAGAAGTGACATCAGGGACCCAAGAGATAGAAGGGTCAGTTACCCAGGAGGCAGCAGCAGCTGTCACAGAGCAGATAGCAGAGGTAGTTACTCAGGTGGCACCAGCAGAGGCACATACTCAGGAAACACAAGCAGAGGCAGTTACTCAGGTGGCACCAGCAGAGACAGTTACTCAGGTGGCACCAGTAGAGACAGTTACTCAG GTGGCACCAGTAGAGACAGTTACTCAG GTGGCACCAGCAGAGACAGTTACTCAGGTGGCACCAGTAGAGACAGTTACTCAGGTGGCACCAGCAGAGGCACATACTCAGGAAACACAAGCAGAGGCAGTTACTCAGGTGGCACCAGCAGAGACAGTTACTCAGGTGGCACCAGTAGAGACAGTTACTCAGGTGGCACCAGCAGAGGCACATACTCAGGAAACACCAGCAGAGACAGCTACTCAGGTGGCACCAGCAGAGACAGTTACTCAGGTGGCATCAGTAGAGGCAGTTACTCAGGAAACACCAGCAGAGGCAGTTACTCAGGTGGCACCAGCAGAGGCAGATACTCAGGTGGCACCAGCAGAGGCAGATACTCAGGAAGCACCAGCAGAGACAGTTACTCAGGTGGCACCAGCAGAGGCAGATACTCAG GTGGCACCAGCAGAGACAGTTACTCAGGTGGCACCAGCAGAGGCAGATACTCAGGAAACACCAGCAGAGACAGCTACTCAGGTGGCACCAGTAGAAACAGTTACTCAGGTGGCACCAACAGAGGCAGATACTCAGGAATCACCAGCAGTAGTTGTCCCACAGGATGCAGCAGAGACTCTCACCCTAGAAACACCAGTGATGGAACCACAAGAGATGAAGGAGGCTGTTGCCCAGGGGGAAGTAATTGATGTCCCACAGGAAGTAGCAGAGATAGCTACCCAGGATGCATCTGGAATAGCCACCCAAGAAGCCCCAGCGACCACACTTGAGGAGACTGTGGAGGCTGTTAGCCAAGAATCAGCAGGGCAAGTCTTACAGGAATCGTCATCTGATGACTCTTCCCAACAAAATTCAGAGACAGAAAAATCTGACACAgaaaacgtagaacacaatgtGCCTTATTTCAGGAACCTTGTGGTATCACAAACTGAAATACTAAACAACCTGTCTGATGTTTGGGAGGTAGTTGTACCGACCCTCAGTGAAGAAG TTGAGGGTGACGTCCGCACAGTTATTGGTCAAGCTAAGCTGCTCATTTCACAACGTTTCCATCAATTCATTGGTTTGGTTGACAACTGTGAATTTAACACTGGCGAGAAGACAACCACATGTGAAGATTTGCAAGGGTTTTGGGACATGGTGGATTTCCAg GTGGAAGATGTGAAGAAAAAGTTTGCTGATTTACAGAAATTGAAAGACAACAATTGGCAGGCAGAAGATGTTCCATCGATCAAACCTGTCAAGAAAATCAAGAAAGCAAAG cCTGTTACTTCCAAGATTTCGAAAGTGAAAGGAAAATCAAAGTTTGCCCAATTTATCGCACAGAAGAAGAAAATTGCAAATAATTCAACTGGGGGTGATGCTGATGAAGCAGAGAAGGAAGAATCAGTTAAAGTATTTGATGGCCATTTCTTCAAAGTGGAGAGTCCAGTTCGATCACCAAAGCCGCATTGTTTGG attctCCCCGGAGTCCAGTTGTCATGCCAGTTTTCACAGAGACAACCCAGGAACGGTCAGCAGACATCCAGGCTGATATTCATGAGAAAGACGACTCAGATGATAAAACATTTCAAACAGTTGAGATAGAGCCAAAGGATAAAGAAACTGTGCAGAATTCTTTTGACTCAGCAAAGGTAAcacctttggtttcaagacgtaGCTATGTTCCAACTGTACCCAGCCCTCTCCTTCAAGATATAACTCCTGTGAGAAAGAGAGCATCGACAAACCGGCGCTCACGTCTACTCGGTGAAACAGTGAACACTCCAGACAACTGTCAGCCAGTATTGTCATCTACATCAGTTGAAAAcgttgaaaaggaaaatgatgaaGTGTTTGTCCTCCAGTCACCACCAAG CAGAAGACGTTCTCAGAGAGTCAGCCGGAGACTTTCTGCAATGGAATCATTTCCCAAATCGCCCAGTAAAG ATTCTACAAACACCAAAGATTGTGTACCGGTTGGACAGCTGGTTGATTTGTCTGAACATGCCAGTCTTAATTGTGAAAGTACCACTGAGAAAAAGACCCCGGCAACAAAAAGAAGGTCCAGGGGTGGAT TGACGCCAGGGGCTCAAAGTGGCAGTCGTCGTTCCACACGGATTGCAAGACTGTCTGTGTTCCATGTTGAACCATGTTCTACAAAAGTTGAGAATCATGCAGATATGAATCTGATAGACTTTCAAACACCCATGACATCAAAGAG GAAAAGTATGAAAAGACCAAAGTCTGTTGCATTTGCAGATTCTGttacagaggaggaggagaactgCTCGA CACCTGCAGGTGATTTGACCACAGTATTATATCCCATCAGCCCAAATGTTGATTGTACAGAGACCATAGAGCAGAGTAGCAAAAAACAACCGAGATTTGGAAAGCTGAAAGTTGGCTATACACCAATCCGTTCT CGTCAAAACCGGAGAAGTTCTCAACAGATGGAGGAAGATAACTGA
- the LOC115218498 gene encoding disks large-associated protein 5 isoform X26, giving the protein MIEMTRRKIPKHQLDKVPTLSLEDDDAKRAALKEGSTTSDGQRAVETVNQEAPVMESQEVTSGTQEIEGSVTQEAAAAVTEQIAEVVTQVAPAEAHTQETQAEAVTQVAPAETVTQVAPVETVTQVAPVETVTQVEPAEADTQETQAEAVTQVAPAETVTQVAPVETVTQVAPAEAHTQETQAEAVTQVAPAETVTQVAPVETVTQVAPAETVTQVAPAEADTQETPAETATQVAPVETVTQVAPTEADTQESPAVVVPQDAAETLTLETPVMEPQEMKEAVAQGEVIDVPQEVAEIATQDASGIATQEAPATTLEETVEAVSQESAGQVLQESSSDDSSQQNSETEKSDTENVEHNVPYFRNLVVSQTEILNNLSDVWEVVVPTLSEEVEGDVRTVIGQAKLLISQRFHQFIGLVDNCEFNTGEKTTTCEDLQGFWDMVDFQVEDVKKKFADLQKLKDNNWQAEDVPSIKPVKKIKKAKPVTSKISKVKGKSKFAQFIAQKKKIANNSTGGDADEAEKEESVKVFDGHFFKVESPVRSPKPHCLDSPRSPVVMPVFTETTQERSADIQADIHEKDDSDDKTFQTVEIEPKDKETVQNSFDSAKVTPLVSRRSYVPTVPSPLLQDITPVRKRASTNRRSRLLGETVNTPDNCQPVLSSTSVENVEKENDEVFVLQSPPSRRRSQRVSRRLSAMESFPKSPSKDSTNTKDCVPVGQLVDLSEHASLNCESTTEKKTPATKRRSRGGLTPGAQSGSRRSTRIARLSVFHVEPCSTKVENHADMNLIDFQTPMTSKRKSMKRPKSVAFADSVTEEEENCSTPAGDLTTVLYPISPNVDCTETIEQSSKKQPRFGKLKVGYTPIRSRQNRRSSQQMEEDN; this is encoded by the exons ATGATTGAGATGACACGTCGTAAAATACCCAAACATCAATTGGATAAAG ttCCTACTCTTTCATTGGAAGATGATGATGCCAAGAGAGCTGCTTTGAAAGAAGGTTCTACAACTTCAG atgGTCAAAGGGCAGTAGAGACGGTTAACCAAGAGGCACCAGTGATGGAATCTCAAGAAGTGACATCAGGGACCCAAGAGATAGAAGGGTCAGTTACCCAGGAGGCAGCAGCAGCTGTCACAGAGCAGATAGCAGAGGTAGTTACTCAGGTGGCACCAGCAGAGGCACATACTCAGGAAACACAAGCAGAGGCAGTTACTCAGGTGGCACCAGCAGAGACAGTTACTCAGGTGGCACCAGTAGAGACAGTTACTCAG GTGGCACCAGTAGAGACAGTTACTCAGGTGGAACCAGCAGAGGCAGATACTCAGGAAACACAAGCAGAGGCAGTTACTCAGGTGGCACCAGCAGAGACAGTTACTCAGGTGGCACCAGTAGAGACAGTTACTCAGGTGGCACCAGCAGAGGCACATACTCAGGAAACACAAGCAGAGGCAGTTACTCAGGTGGCACCAGCAGAGACAGTTACTCAGGTGGCACCAGTAGAGACAGTTACTCAG GTGGCACCAGCAGAGACAGTTACTCAGGTGGCACCAGCAGAGGCAGATACTCAGGAAACACCAGCAGAGACAGCTACTCAGGTGGCACCAGTAGAAACAGTTACTCAGGTGGCACCAACAGAGGCAGATACTCAGGAATCACCAGCAGTAGTTGTCCCACAGGATGCAGCAGAGACTCTCACCCTAGAAACACCAGTGATGGAACCACAAGAGATGAAGGAGGCTGTTGCCCAGGGGGAAGTAATTGATGTCCCACAGGAAGTAGCAGAGATAGCTACCCAGGATGCATCTGGAATAGCCACCCAAGAAGCCCCAGCGACCACACTTGAGGAGACTGTGGAGGCTGTTAGCCAAGAATCAGCAGGGCAAGTCTTACAGGAATCGTCATCTGATGACTCTTCCCAACAAAATTCAGAGACAGAAAAATCTGACACAgaaaacgtagaacacaatgtGCCTTATTTCAGGAACCTTGTGGTATCACAAACTGAAATACTAAACAACCTGTCTGATGTTTGGGAGGTAGTTGTACCGACCCTCAGTGAAGAAG TTGAGGGTGACGTCCGCACAGTTATTGGTCAAGCTAAGCTGCTCATTTCACAACGTTTCCATCAATTCATTGGTTTGGTTGACAACTGTGAATTTAACACTGGCGAGAAGACAACCACATGTGAAGATTTGCAAGGGTTTTGGGACATGGTGGATTTCCAg GTGGAAGATGTGAAGAAAAAGTTTGCTGATTTACAGAAATTGAAAGACAACAATTGGCAGGCAGAAGATGTTCCATCGATCAAACCTGTCAAGAAAATCAAGAAAGCAAAG cCTGTTACTTCCAAGATTTCGAAAGTGAAAGGAAAATCAAAGTTTGCCCAATTTATCGCACAGAAGAAGAAAATTGCAAATAATTCAACTGGGGGTGATGCTGATGAAGCAGAGAAGGAAGAATCAGTTAAAGTATTTGATGGCCATTTCTTCAAAGTGGAGAGTCCAGTTCGATCACCAAAGCCGCATTGTTTGG attctCCCCGGAGTCCAGTTGTCATGCCAGTTTTCACAGAGACAACCCAGGAACGGTCAGCAGACATCCAGGCTGATATTCATGAGAAAGACGACTCAGATGATAAAACATTTCAAACAGTTGAGATAGAGCCAAAGGATAAAGAAACTGTGCAGAATTCTTTTGACTCAGCAAAGGTAAcacctttggtttcaagacgtaGCTATGTTCCAACTGTACCCAGCCCTCTCCTTCAAGATATAACTCCTGTGAGAAAGAGAGCATCGACAAACCGGCGCTCACGTCTACTCGGTGAAACAGTGAACACTCCAGACAACTGTCAGCCAGTATTGTCATCTACATCAGTTGAAAAcgttgaaaaggaaaatgatgaaGTGTTTGTCCTCCAGTCACCACCAAG CAGAAGACGTTCTCAGAGAGTCAGCCGGAGACTTTCTGCAATGGAATCATTTCCCAAATCGCCCAGTAAAG ATTCTACAAACACCAAAGATTGTGTACCGGTTGGACAGCTGGTTGATTTGTCTGAACATGCCAGTCTTAATTGTGAAAGTACCACTGAGAAAAAGACCCCGGCAACAAAAAGAAGGTCCAGGGGTGGAT TGACGCCAGGGGCTCAAAGTGGCAGTCGTCGTTCCACACGGATTGCAAGACTGTCTGTGTTCCATGTTGAACCATGTTCTACAAAAGTTGAGAATCATGCAGATATGAATCTGATAGACTTTCAAACACCCATGACATCAAAGAG GAAAAGTATGAAAAGACCAAAGTCTGTTGCATTTGCAGATTCTGttacagaggaggaggagaactgCTCGA CACCTGCAGGTGATTTGACCACAGTATTATATCCCATCAGCCCAAATGTTGATTGTACAGAGACCATAGAGCAGAGTAGCAAAAAACAACCGAGATTTGGAAAGCTGAAAGTTGGCTATACACCAATCCGTTCT CGTCAAAACCGGAGAAGTTCTCAACAGATGGAGGAAGATAACTGA